Genomic DNA from Sylvia atricapilla isolate bSylAtr1 chromosome 23, bSylAtr1.pri, whole genome shotgun sequence:
gagctgctcccctgAAACGTGATTTTGGGGAGATTCTGGAGGTGACAAatggtgtccccagcaccccccaTGGCTGTTACCTCCAGGGCAGCAATCCTGGTGACAAtctctgccagggctgtgttCAGGAGGGCGCCCATGGCCTTGCAGTACACGTTCACAGGCAGCACATCCTGCCACACCATGCCCAGCCTCCTCAGCTGGTGCAGCACCTGCAAGGAACAGCTGAGTGTGACACCAGACAGAGCCCTGGGAAAGGCACCAGGGCATCAGGGGAGCTCAAATGGGGAGAAACAATGCAGCAATCCTGCTAAAGACACGGCCcaggagaaaaatcccaaaccttcCTGTCAGAAAACAGGGGTTTTTAGCAGTTTCATAGCTGTCAGGGCTGAGATGACACACTGCACCCTGCCCAGGATACCTGCAGCCACTGGGatgctcctcctctgccttccttaCCTGCTTGATGGCTTTATTTGCTGCACAGTAATTCTCCTCGTCATCCATGTTGGAAAAATTCCTGGCACTCGAGAGCCTCTCCAGGATTTCTCCCTTCTGCACTCTCATCTGGGCCAGAAAACACTCCATCCCTTTAGGAGCAAAACAGAGAGAAGCAATTAAGCAATTACCAAATTTGCTCTGCCTATTTATGACGGCAAGTGCTGAATAATGAACTTGCTacaatgttttatttctaatcAAATTTCCAGTCTCCAAACAGTCTCCCAGAGCCAGTTTAACCACCGAGCTCTTGTGCAGCTTGCACTGCTGCAACACTGCTGGGAAAAGAGCAGAGTAGCAGAATGAATTCTGGATGGTTCCTGTCAGCTCACACAGACTTATGTCTGGATTTATTTCTGTAGAATAACTAATGAAAATATCAGATATTATTGACATTTTTGATAAccaatgaaaatatgaaaggaccgagcagcagatcccaaaacacagccctacATCTTGCTGGGTGCCGAACTGCTCTTGGGCTAAGAAAATACGGGTTTCAAAGAGCCAAAACTTCCTCAGAAGTTCACAAAACATTTCTGCCACTCGTCCAGAAAACACCAAAGCAGCGCTCACACCGAGTGAGCCACCACACCTCCACAAAaccacccagcagcagctgccagggtgAACTCCCCCGTGATCCAGAGGCACATtttggaagggaaggaggaaggagggaggttACCCAGCCTCCTGAAGCCAGGCACCAGGTCCACGAAGGTGGCAGCGCCGTTCCTCAGCACGCCGGTGCCGCGGTAGTGGAACTGGTGGCCCAGGGTGAGCAGGTGGTGGGCAATGTACATGCAGTTGTTGTGGTGGATGGCAGCCAGCTGGGGCAGCTTCTGCAGGTTCTCCCTGGCCCAgcaagaagggaaaagggaagaaatggggTTATTTAGAGCTggttctgttaaaaaaatcGGTGGTGTCTATCCTAGAGAAACGCACAGTCTATCAGCAGAGTAAAAACTCTGTACTCTGTACTGTCCTCAGAGTAAAAACATTTAACCTCTCACATCCCCACAGGAACTGGCagaaaaaagcctgaaatgGCACTGAAATGGCACATCTAAACCCTGTGTTACCCCACACATGTACTTCCAAACCACGCACTTTCAAACAGGATGTATTTTGGTAGAGCAAAGTCACAgtgaggaaaaggcagagaagttcTCTGACAGGATTGTGAACTTTGCAtcttcactgctgctctttttcttcacaggaaaaaCATCATGAAAAATCCGTGCATCAGATCTGAGATCAAAGTTGTGTGGCTGGAAAAAATCCAGCTGTGAGAACTTCACCCACACCCTTCATTGTAAGATTGGCAACACAGGAACTCTCGAGCTCCTGCTTTGCACAGGTATGGCTCAGTGAGAGACTGAACAGTTGATTTTTGCTGATGGAGGAAGTAGTGAACAACTGGGACTGTTCCAACAGCAGGATTGCCCTCAGAACAGGAAATATGGACACACTCACCTGTGGTACGTGGGCACCACCTCATAGAAGAGCTGGAAGATGTTCCTGACACAGTCGAAGAGCTGCACACAGCTACAAGGGAAAAAGGCTCACGTCAGCCTGGCATTAATGTCCTGTTCACAGCTGACCCTCAGCCTGCCCCACAACAAGGTTTTGTGAGCAGTGAAGCAGTGGCACAAAGAGGGGATTGTCAGGATCAATGACAGCACTGTCAACACTCTGGAAAGCTCACAAAGGCTCTGGTGACCTTGAGGTTCAGTGTGGAAGCCCAGAACAAAGGGGACActgtccctgcccctccagGTGTGCAGGAACACTCAGCCCTCTCTCTGCCCCTTGAGGGCACCTGTCACCTGGGCAACTCTCCTCCTTCAGGGCTCTCTGCTTGTTGAAGTCAAGTCGATGTGGatcctgtttgtttttccccaagagccctgccagctgcagggctggagttCTTTGCTTTAGAACTCTGCTCACAGTGAGGCCAGCACTCggttttgggaaaaagagatggctttgatttttctaaaaACCCGAACCTGAAGGAACAGCCTGCAGCAGTGTCAGTCCCCTGCCCAAACCCAGGGATACATCCTCCAGCCAAAACAAGAGCAACGACCGAGCccaattttcagtattttctacACTTTAAACTTCTTTAAACCTATTGCCAGATGCTCGGCGTTGCCAGAGGGCCACACACAGGTTATTAAATAAACCAATACAAGTGAAGAATGCCCAGTAATCCCTACCAGAGATCCGTGCTGGCTGTGGCCTCCAGCAGGGTGTGGTAAGCCAGCTCCACCAGCTGCTGCACCGAGGAGCTGATGCGGCAGGtgggcaggcacagggtgaaggggctcagcctgctCTCACTCCCCAGATTCACTGTCCCATTGTGCACGGAGTTGGAGGGTATGAGCATTTTCAGGTGGTCTCCTGAGCCAGGGTCAGGGAGCTCCGGGAGGGTTATGCTGGACTCGGGTGTGATCTAAAGGAAAAcgagagagagaaacagaatttaGAGCTCAGAAAGGGGAATCTGCAAGATTAAAAAGCACTGAACGGCAGAGGTTTAAGGTAAACACAACACTGCAGCagtgttaaaaattatttagagaTTGTTTTCCAGGTGGAAAAGCTGTGTCAGTCACCTTCACAGTGTTGTGTATTTCTGAGGTCATCAGGTTCCTGGCTGCCATGATCACATCCTGGCACTTCTTGTTGGCAAAGTGGGAATCGACGTTGCAGGCGTATTTCAGCAAGGCAGTGGTGTCCTCCTTCAGAAAGTGCATCTTCTTCAGGGCCTTCTCAAATTCCTCTGTGGACTCGATCACCTGAGGAGAGCAGATGTGGTCTGTGTTAGCACAGCCTCCTAAAACCAGGGAACAAAGTAAAACTGGGTATAAAAGGCGAAAGCAAAGGATGAACGAGGTTTTGGAGGGCATTAACCACTGGAATGACACCACACTGGagtccctgggctctgtgttCAAACCTGAGGGGTTTTTGGGACCCACCTCTTTGTACTGCTCCAGTTTGCTGCTGTTGGTTGGGATGGAGTTCACCAGGCAGTTGTGGATGAGGCAGTCGGAGAGCTCCTCCCAGATGAgctcccccagcagctctgccagggtgACTCTGCCCTCCTTgctgccctccccaggctgctccacagGCACCTCTGCATCCCAGAGAACACAAATGGATTTTAATCCGGCTGCTTCCTGGGCCAGACCCCCCACCAGTTCAAAAGTTCACTTTCCTTGCACACAACGCTAATTAACAATCAGATATTCTAGAAAACCCTCATTAAATGAACAAGGTCCTGATCATAACTAATTCCAAAAGAAAGGAACTACCTACTTAGCAGGTGTTTGTGCAGAACTTCAAAAACCAGCCTGATCTTGTCAAACACCTCCATAGGAGAGGACTCATCCAAGGCAAACTCCTGGGACCTGAACCTGAGGATGAACACAtctggctgctcctctgggacTGGCTGCAGGGATGATGGCTGTGAGATCAGTGGCTTCAGGATGTACTGCAGCAACAGCTGGCCTGAGCAAAGGGAAAGACAGAGGTTTTCCAACAGCAGACTGCTCCAGTGAGCTCCAGCCCTGACTGTTCTGGGTTTAGAGACTGCAGGAAGTGGAAGGAATAACCCCTCAATCAGCTCTATCAGGGAATTACTAATGAGGTAAAACTCTTCAAGCACCAGGCTGGGAAACCACACAGTCATGGATCAAAAGCACACTGAACTGTCAGGACAGGAGAAATAAATCCAGAGAGATAATGggataaatattttcctattaatAAGAGCTGTAGCTCAGTGGGAAACAAAAGCCAGGAGAGGAAGAAGTTTCCCAGTGTCCTGCTGGAGTGAAGTGGATCTCACTATCCATGTTAAAAAAAGCCTGAACTAtccccctgagctcctggggctgtTTCTGGGGTCTGTCTTACCAAAATCTTTGAGCTTGGAgtgcagctctcccaggacaGCCAAggcctgcagcacagcagccacgGGGGGGACAGCAGTGTCCTCGTCCTGGGGTGGCACCGTGTGCAAGTGCAGCTCCGACAGCACCACGgcctccaggctgctgctgcctgccacaAACCACACCCAGGGCTGTCACAGGGTCACAGCAAAGGCAAAGATCCACCCCTCCCCAGAGCAAGAGCTCCTTCAACCCCCCCTCAGCCCACCAGTTTCACTGCATGTCCCATCCTGCAGGTGAAAACAGGCACTTCAGAAAgggtgaaaaaaccccaaaaccctgtGAGCACCTTTGGAAGGGGGAAGCTTCCACACAATGAGCTTCTGCCACTCCTCCCCGAGATGGTAGATGATGTTCTGTGTCTGCACTGtgagctctgtgcccagggcctTCAGGATCTTCAGCTCAAAGCCCCTGCGGGACTCCAGGCTCCTGAGGCTGCTCCGTGCCTGGTGGGGACAGCAGACACAGCCGGGGTAAGGGCTGCCTCTGCCAGTGAAAACCACCCTCTGGGACTCACCCAGGGCAGCAATCAGCACTGCCAAGGGCTCACAGGtaccttctccagctgctgagctgctgtcaCGTACTGCtttttcagcagagcagagttGCACTCTTTGATGGCTGTATCAAACTGCAAaggacaaacacacacagaggggtgtcagtgcagctctgctctcacactGCCCACACTCACCCCAGTCTGTAAGGTACACACACAGCCCAAACAGAGCCCGGGATAATGCCTCACAGCGAGGAGCAGCGTTGTTCTGCTCCCCCTCCTCACctcctgcagctttttcagGACGCTCAGGACCAGagtgtccctctccagctgctgcttcagctccGTGAACTCAGCAACAGCAACGTTCAGATCTCGCTGGACCTGAGACAACAACAGCTTTCAGTCCATTGACACTGTTTGTCAGCACACGCATTTTCCCTCTTCAATttcatttatcatttatttttgttcgTAGAATAATTTGGTAAGGAAAAAACTCCATC
This window encodes:
- the LOC136371117 gene encoding centromere/kinetochore protein zw10 homolog isoform X2, coding for MAAPAGSLVAAVLAHSGRLDKEHLGARVGRLSRRVEELKGEVCTMINKKYSEFLPSMQSAEDLVAQVEGLAKNIDLLKAGIENEVQRDLNVAVAEFTELKQQLERDTLVLSVLKKLQEFDTAIKECNSALLKKQYVTAAQQLEKARSSLRSLESRRGFELKILKALGTELTVQTQNIIYHLGEEWQKLIVWKLPPSKGSSSLEAVVLSELHLHTVPPQDEDTAVPPVAAVLQALAVLGELHSKLKDFGQLLLQYILKPLISQPSSLQPVPEEQPDVFILRFRSQEFALDESSPMEVFDKIRLVFEVLHKHLLKVPVEQPGEGSKEGRVTLAELLGELIWEELSDCLIHNCLVNSIPTNSSKLEQYKEVIESTEEFEKALKKMHFLKEDTTALLKYACNVDSHFANKKCQDVIMAARNLMTSEIHNTVKITPESSITLPELPDPGSGDHLKMLIPSNSVHNGTVNLGSESRLSPFTLCLPTCRISSSVQQLVELAYHTLLEATASTDLCCVQLFDCVRNIFQLFYEVVPTYHRENLQKLPQLAAIHHNNCMYIAHHLLTLGHQFHYRGTGVLRNGAATFVDLVPGFRRLGMECFLAQMRVQKGEILERLSSARNFSNMDDEENYCAANKAIKQVLHQLRRLGMVWQDVLPVNVYCKAMGALLNTALAEIVTRIAALEDISAEDADRLYSLCRVMVEEGPQVFTPLLEEDKNKKYQEEVPVYVHKWMTFKELMIILQANLQEIVDQWADGKGPLAEEFSAAEVKSLIRALFQNTERRAAALAKIK
- the LOC136371117 gene encoding centromere/kinetochore protein zw10 homolog isoform X1, which gives rise to MINKKYSEFLPSMQSAEDLVAQVEGLAKNIDLLKAGIENEVQRDLNVAVAEFTELKQQLERDTLVLSVLKKLQEFDTAIKECNSALLKKQYVTAAQQLEKARSSLRSLESRRGFELKILKALGTELTVQTQNIIYHLGEEWQKLIVWKLPPSKGSSSLEAVVLSELHLHTVPPQDEDTAVPPVAAVLQALAVLGELHSKLKDFGQLLLQYILKPLISQPSSLQPVPEEQPDVFILRFRSQEFALDESSPMEVFDKIRLVFEVLHKHLLKVPVEQPGEGSKEGRVTLAELLGELIWEELSDCLIHNCLVNSIPTNSSKLEQYKEVIESTEEFEKALKKMHFLKEDTTALLKYACNVDSHFANKKCQDVIMAARNLMTSEIHNTVKITPESSITLPELPDPGSGDHLKMLIPSNSVHNGTVNLGSESRLSPFTLCLPTCRISSSVQQLVELAYHTLLEATASTDLCCVQLFDCVRNIFQLFYEVVPTYHRENLQKLPQLAAIHHNNCMYIAHHLLTLGHQFHYRGTGVLRNGAATFVDLVPGFRRLGMECFLAQMRVQKGEILERLSSARNFSNMDDEENYCAANKAIKQVLHQLRRLGMVWQDVLPVNVYCKAMGALLNTALAEIVTRIAALEDISAEDADRLYSLCRVMVEEGPQVFTPLLEEDKNKKYQEEVPVYVHKWMTFKELMIILQANLQEIVDQWADGKGPLAEEFSAAEVKSLIRALFQNTERRAAALAKIK